Proteins encoded in a region of the Phacochoerus africanus isolate WHEZ1 chromosome 8, ROS_Pafr_v1, whole genome shotgun sequence genome:
- the ANKRD11 gene encoding ankyrin repeat domain-containing protein 11 isoform X2, whose product MPRGGCSRPAQQEERALSHDMVEKQPGKKDKDKVSLPKTPKLDRSDGKDVRERATKRKLPFTVGAHGEQKDSDTEKQGPERKRIKKEPVPRKAGLLFGMGLSGIRAGYPLSERQQVALLMQMTAEESANSPVDTTPKHPSQSTVCQKGTPSSASKTKDKVNKRNERGETRLHRAAIRGDARRIKELISEGADVNVKDFAGWTALHEACNRGYYDVAKQLLAAGAEVNTKGLDDDTPLHDAANNGHYKVVKLLLRYGGNPQQSNRKGETPLKVASSPTMVNLLLGKGTYTSSEESSAESSEEEDAPSFAPSSSVDGNNTDSEFEKGLKHKAKNPEPQKTATPIKDEYEFDEDDEQDRVPPVDDKHLLKKDHRKETKANSFISIPKMEVKSYTKNSAMAPKKASHRIVSDTSDEEDVGVAVGTGEKLRLSAPTLLPGSKTREPPTAKPPRDKGKVKKKRKKEVKGKEVRFGKRSDRFCSSESESESSESGGDGGDSAGSPGCLKESPLVLKDPALFSSLSASSTSSHGSSAAPQKHHSSHAEPHAKHWRTDNWKTISSPAWSEVSSLSDSTRTRLSSESDCSSEGSSVESLKPVRKRQEHRKRGLQSTLPDRKGPLHAGGDGAVPKLDREGKVVKKHKTKHKHRTKEKGLCAVSQELALKGFAYEYEDAKPRPDKGAPSDGDAPAEGRLKAAKHEREHFKREDKLGRLKADDKDWLFRDEPAKASREDKPLKRLRELARDGARPAREEKERGGGGRGERDKPPKEKSPKEEKRRLYREERKKKCKDRPSKSERKNDLREDKASREREKALRKEKACREEAAADEFCGKGQFLENDDAKFSLSDDPQDRWFSDLSDSSFDFKADDSWDSPVTDYRDLKADSVARLILETVKEDPRDKRRESKAREKRADKDACPRRKDREPPQRGCERRREHAAEKHRGGPGHLPERDKRRRESAEGGRDRKEPPEAAKERRDGRAKPDDAHREELREYGCEGAFKDRPDCDLGKALEPWERPQAAREKEKKEKAKPEKHRDKPGDKDRGERAVPEKGPKDKEFEKSVKERRDAKDKHKDGHGKDRDRKAPLDQGKGGREKAFPGALSEEFAERRDEKKGKEKSWYIADIFTDESEDEKDDYTASGSKAGEAGEGRGEGLPERDEGLPLDRPRKHAAADRQHPEKQKDKEARERKKDKGALDGGKDRKEKASERPRDRRDREAAERARDRRDRAAVDAAQDRRPRQKPPDKGDRRPPAEDKAKGRHRERLDRERKAGKGGDAEKSLLERLEEEALQDFRDDANDKASEVSSDSFPERGQDPGLSALLEVSFPEPPEERARERERHRHSSSSSKKSHERERVRKEKPERKEKGDDYKELGGGGRKDPGQHDKDFLDADAYGGGPYGAKADAEDEPDKPIELFPPEKKDKNEPERDNAPKKAEKELRPFGSGAPSLLKEKRRREKHRERWRDEKERHRERHGDAPLRPHREEPRPAARDRDRPKDESLKLGESKPKEKVRDNPEKEKAAAAADRLLAPRDPGRRDTRPREKLLGDGDLMMTSFERMLSQKDLEVEERHKRHKERMKQMEKLRHRSGDPKLRDKARLAEDARKKGLDAPPKKPLGPDPALKDKKLKEAAPAAPATAAATAAAESRPHPAPAGDPRDWLAGPHMKEVLPASPRPDHGRPTGVPTPASVVSCPSYEEAMHTPRTPSCSADDYSDLMFDCTDPQPVSSTAASACASSFFDGFSVAASAVSETPGQTPTRPLCTSLYRSVSVDVRRTPEDEFSVGDKLFRQQSVPAASSYSSPGPHLDDKAPGPPGPAEKFACLSPGYYSPDYGIPSPKADALHCAPAAAVNIVPSPEGAFSGLQAKSPPPHRDELLAPSMEGTLPPDLGIPLDATEDQQATAAIIPPEPSFLEPLDEGPFSTVITEEPVEWAHPTAAEQGLASGLLGSAPENPVSWPVGSDLLLKSPQRFPESPKHFCPAESLQPESPYPVSPVSYPLSVTEPGLEVKGEAGDAAPATGPPSDEPAPFAPPSRLESFFSNCKPLPEAPEGPPEPACVTSVAQVEALGPLENSFLEGGHGLAALGQVEPVPWPGAFPATEDDLDLGPFSLPELPLQAKDGSDVETEPVDEAPPAPPEPGPAGAPAAAGACDLAAAATEEQLVLPPDPAAARLPAEPAAEPSEEPEPTGPPEAAAEAGPGPEGRGPQDSEPSSGPTPAPSEQRPLGSGEEAAEGPDSSAAPQGPPDAPGDGSAQALAADGAGPQDEPGLEGPPGGTQPEAPEPEPRPTAEAPKAPKVEEVPQRMTRNRAQMLANQHKQSSPPAEKEPAPAPAARAKGRGSEDDDPQAQHPRKRRFQRSSQQLTPQVHTSTRQTREVIQQTLAAIVDAIKLDAIEPYHSDRSNPYFEYLQIRKKIEEKRKILCYISPQAPQCYAEYVTYTGSYLLDGKPLSKLHIPVIAPPPSLAEPLKELFKQQEAVRGKLRLQHSIEREKLIVSCEQEILRVHCRAARTIANQAVPFSACTMLLDSEVYNMPLESQGDENKSVRDRFNARQFISWLQDVDDKYDRMKTCLLMRQQHEAAALNAVQRMEWQLKVQELDPAGHKSLCVNEVPSFYVPMVDVNDDFVLLPA is encoded by the exons ATGCCCAGGGGTGGGTGTTCTAGGCCAGCCCAGCAGGAGGAGCGCGCCCTCAGCCACGACATGGTGGAGAAGCAGCCCGGGAAAAAG GATAAAGATAAAGTTTCCCTACCCAAGACCCCGAAGCTGGACCGCAGCGATGGAAAGGACGTGAGAGAGCGAGCCACCAAGCGGAAGCTGCCCTTCACCGTGGGGGCCCATGGAGAGCAGAAGGACTCGGACACAG AGAAGCAGGGTCCTGAGCGGAAGAGGATCAAGAAGGAGCCTGTCCCCCGCAAGGCCGGGCTGCTGTTTGGCATGGGGCTGTCCGGGATCCGGGCCGGGTACCCGCTCTCCGAGCGCCAGCAAGTGGCCCTCCTCATGCAGATGACGGCTGAGGAGTCTGCCAACAGCCCGG TGGACACAACACCAAAGCACCCCTCCCAGTCGACGGTGTGTCAGAAGGGGACACCCAGCTCTGCCtcaaaaaccaaagataaagtGAACAAGAGAAACGAGCGTGGGGAGACCCGCCTGCACCGGGCGGCCATCCGGGGGGACGCCCGGCGCATCAAGGAGCTCATCAGCGAGGGGGCGGACGTCAACGTCAAGGACTTCGCGG GCTGGACGGCGCTGCATGAGGCCTGTAACCGGGGTTACTATGACGTCGCAAAGCAGCTGCTGGCCGCGGGCGCGGAGGTGAACACCAAGGGGCTGGACGACGACACGCCCTTGCACGACGCTGCCAACAACGGGCACTACAAG GTGGTGAAGCTGCTGCTCCGGTACGGAGGGAACCCGCAGCAGAGCAACCGGAAAGGCGAGACGCCGCTGAAGGTGGCCAGCTCCCCGACCATGGTGAACCTGCTGCTGGGCAAGGGCACCTACACGTCCAGCGAGGAGAGCTCGGCCG AGAGCTCCGAGGAGGAGGACGCCCCGTCGTTCGCGCCGTCCAGCTCGGTGGACGGCAACAACACGGACTCCGAGTTCGAGAAGGGCCTGAAGCACAAGGCCAAGAACCCCGAGCCCCAGAAAACTGCGACCCCCATCAAGGACGAGTACGAGTTCGACGAGGACGACGAGCAGGACAGGGTACCCCCCGTGGACGACAAACACCTGCTGAAAAAggaccacagaaaagaaaccaaggcGAATAGTTTTATTTCGATACCCAAGATGGAAGTGAAGAGCTACACTAAAAACAGCGCCATGGCACCAAAGAAGGCGTCGCATCGCATCGTGTCGGACACGTCGGACGAGGAGGACGTCGGGGTCGCCGTGGGGACGGGGGAGAAGCTGCGACTCTCGGCGCCCACGCTGCTGCCCGGCAGCAAGACGCGGGAGCCTCCTACCGCCAAGCCGCCGAGGGACAAGGGTAAAGTCAAGAAGAAGCGGAAGAAGGAGGTCAAGGGCAAAGAGGTGCGCTTTGGGAAGCGGAGCGACAGGTTCTGCTCGTCCGAGTCGGAGAGCGAGTCCTCGGAGAGCGGCGGGGACGGCGGGGACTCGGCGGGGAGCCCCGGCTGCCTCAAGGAGTCCCCGCTGGTGCTGAAGGACCCCGCCCTGTTCAGCTCCCTGTCCGCCTCCTCCACCTCGTCCCACGGCAGCTCCGCCGCCCCCCAGAAGCATCACTCCAGCCACGCGGAGCCGCACGCCAAGCACTGGCGGACGGACAACTGGAAGACCATCTCCTCTCCCGCCTGGTCGGAGGTCAGCTCCTTGTCAGACTCCACAAGGACGAGACTGAGCAGCGAGTCTGACTGCTCCTCCGAGGGCTCCAGCGTGGAGTCGCTGAAGCCGGTGCGGAAGCGGCAGGAGCACCGCAAGAGGGGCCTGCAGAGCACGCTGCCCGACCGGAAGGGCCCCCTCCACGCCGGCGGGGACGGCGCCGTGCCCAAGCTGGACCGGGAGGGCAAGGTCGTCAAGAAACACAAGACGAAGCACAAGCACAGGACCAAGGAGAAGGGGCTGTGCGCCGTCAGCCAGGAGCTGGCGCTGAAGGGCTTCGCCTACGAGTACGAGGACGCCAAGCCCAGGCCGGACAAGGGCGCCCCCTCGGACGGCGACGCCCCCGCCGAGGGCAGGCTGAAGGCGGCCAAGCACGAGCGCGAGCACTTCAAGCGGGAGGACAAGCTGGGCCGGCTGAAGGCCGACGACAAGGACTGGCTCTTCAGGGATGAGCCGGCCAAGGCGTCCAGAGAGGACAAGCCCCTCAAGAGGCTGAGGGAGCTGGCCCGGGACGGGGCCCGGCCCGCCCGGGAGGAGAAggagcgcggcggcggcggccggggcgAGCGGGACAAGCCGCCGAAGGAGAAGTCCCCCAAGGAGGAGAAGCGGAGGCTCTACAGAGAGGAGCGGAAGAAGAAGTGCAAGGACAGGCCCTCCAAGTCGGAGCGGAAGAACGACCTGCGAGAGGACAAGGCctccagggagagggagaaggcgCTCAGGAAGGAGAAGGCCTGCAGGGAGGAGGCCGCGGCGGACGAGTTCTGCGGCAAAGGCCAGTTTCTGGAGAACGACGACGCCAAGTTCAGCCTCTCCGACGACCCGCAGGACCGCTGGTTTTCGGACCTGTCCGACTCCTCCTTCGACTTCAAGGCCGACGACAGCTGGGACTCTCCCGTGACGGACTACCGGGACCTGAAGGCCGACTCCGTGGCCAGGCTGATCCTGGAGACGGTGAAGGAGGACCCCAGAGACAAGCGGCGCGAGAGCAAGGCCCGGGAGAAGCGGGCCGACAAGGACGCCTGCCCTCGGAGGAAGGACAGGGAGCCCCCGCAGCGGGGCTGCGAGCGGCGGAGGGAGCACGCGGCCGAGAAGCACCGGGGCGGCCCCGGCCACCTCCCGGAGCGGGACAAGCGGAGGAGGGAGTCGGCCGAGGGCGGGCGGGACAGGAAGGAGCCCCCCGAGGCCGCCAAGGAGCGCAGAGACGGCCGCGCCAAGCCCGACGACGCCCACAGGGAGGAGCTGAGGGAGTACGGCTGCGAGGGCGCCTTCAAGGACAGGCCCGACTGCGACTTGGGGAaggctctggagccctgggagcgGCCGCAGGCGgcgagggagaaggagaagaaggagaaggcgAAGCCGGAGAAGCACCGAGACAAGCCCGGCGACAAGGACAGAGGCGAGAGAGCCGTCCCTGAAAAGGGCCCCAAGGACAAAGAGTTCGAGAAGAGTGTTAAGGAGAGGAGGGACGCCAAGGACAAGCACAAAGACGGGCACGGCAAGGACAGAGACAGGAAGGCGCCCCTGGACCAAGGCAAAGGCGGCCGGGAGAAGGCCTTCCCCGGGGCCCTCTCGGAGGAGTTCGCCGAGAGAAGAGACGAGAAGAAGGGCAAGGAGAAGAGCTGGTACATTGCCGACATATTCACGGACGAGAGCGAGGACGAGAAGGACGACTACACGGCAAGCGGCTCCAAAGCCGGAGAGGCCggcgaggggcggggggaggggctcCCCGAGAGGGACGAGGGGCTCCCCCTGGACCGGCCCCGCAAGCACGCGGCCGCCGACCGGCAGCACCCGGAGAAGCAGAAGGACAAGGAGGCGCGCGAGAGGAAGAAGGACAAGGGCGCCCTGGACGGCgggaaggacaggaaggagaagGCCTCGGAGAGGCCCAGGGACCGGCGGGACAGAGAGGCGGCCGAGCGGGCCCGGGACCGCAGGGACCGCGCCGCCGTGGACGCCGCTCAGGACAGGCGGCCCAGGCAGAAGCCGCCGGACAAGGGGGACAGGAGGCCTCCCGCGGAGGACAAGGCCAAGGGCAGGCACCGGGAGAGGCTGGACCGCGAGAGGAAGGCCGGCAAGGGCGGCGACGCCGAGAAGAGCCTGCTGGAGCGGCTGGAGGAGGAGGCGCTGCAGGACTTCCGCGACGACGCCAACGACAAGGCCAGCGAGGTGTCCTCCGACAGCTTCCCCGAGCGCGGCCAGGACCCGGGCCTGAGCGCCCTCCTGGAGGTGTCTTTCCCGGAGCCCCCGGAGGAGCGGGCCCGGGAGCGCGAGCGGCACCGGCACTCCTCGTCCTCGTCCAAGAAGAGCCACGAGCGGGAGCGGGTCCGGAAGGAAAAGCccgagaggaaggagaagggcgACGACTACAAGGAGCTGGGCGGCGGCGGCCGGAAGGACCCCGGCCAGCACGACAAGGACTTCCTGGACGCCGACGCCTACGGCGGCGGCCCCTACGGCGCCAAGGCCGACGCGGAGGACGAGCCGGATAAGCCCATCGAGCTCTTCCCCCCCGAGAAGAAGGACAAGAACGAGCCCGAGAGAGACAACGCTCCCAAGAAGGCGGAGAAGGAGCTGCGGCCCTTCGGGTCGGGCGCCCCCAGCCTCCTCAAGGAGAAGAGGCGGCGGGAGAAGCACCGCGAGAGGTGGCGGGACGAGAAGGAGCGGCACCGAGAGCGGCACGGGGACGCGCCCCTGCGGCCCCACCGCGAGGAGCCCCGGCCCGCGGCCCGCGACAGGGACAGGCCCAAGGACGAGAGTCTGAAGCTGGGCGAGAGCAAGCCGAAGGAGAAGGTCAGGGACAACCCGGAGAAGGAGAAGGCGGCCGCCGCGGCCGACAGGCTCCTCGCGCCCCGAGACCCGGGCCGCAGGGACACCCGCCCGCGCGAGAAGCTCCTGGGGGATGGCGACCTGATGATGACCAGCTTCGAGCGCATGCTGTCGCAGAAGGACCTGGAGGTGGAGGAGCGGCACAAGCGGCACAAGGAGAGGATGAAGCAGATGGAGAAGCTGCGGCACCGCTCCGGGGACCCCAAGCTCAGGGACAAGGCGAGGCTGGCCGAGGACGCGCGCAAGAAGGGCCTGGACGCCCCCCCAAAGAAGCCGCTGGGGCCGGACCCCGCCCTGAAGGACAAGAAGCTCAAGGAGGCAGCTCCCGCGGCCcctgccaccgccgccgccaccgccgccgccgagAGCAGGCCCCACCCGGCCCCCGCCGGGGACCCCCGGGACTGGCTGGCGGGGCCGCACATGAAAGAGGTCCTGCCCGCGTCTCCCAGGCCCGACCACGGCCGGCCCACCGGGGTCCCCACGCCCGCCTCCGTGGTGTCCTGCCCCAGCTACGAGGAGGCCATGCACACGCCCCGCACCCCGTCCTGCAGCGCCGACGACTACTCTGACCTCATGTTCGACTGCACGGACCCCCAGCCCGTCTCCAGCACGGCCGCCAGCGCCTGCGCGTCCTCCTTCTTCGACGGGTTCTCCGTGGCTGCGAGCGCCGTCTCGGAGACCCCGGGCCAGACACCCACGCGGCCGCTGTGCACGAGCCTGTACCGCTCGGTCTCGGTGGACGTCAGGAGGACCCCGGAGGACGAGTTCAGCGTGGGGGACAAGCTCTTCAGACAGCAGAGCGTCCCCGCTGCGTCCAGCTACAGCTCGCCAGGGCCGCACCTGGACGACAAGGCCCCTGGGCCCCCTGGACCCGCCGAGAAGTTCGCCTGCCTGTCGCCGGGGTACTACTCCCCGGACTAcggcatcccctcccccaaggcGGACGCCCTGCACTGCGCGCCCGCAGCCGCGGTCAACATTGTCCCCTCCCCGGAGGGCGCCTTCTCCGGTTTACAAGCCAAGTCCCCCCCTCCACACAGAGATGAGCTCTTGGCGCCGTCCATGGAGGGGACCCTCCCCCCGGACCTTGGCATCCCCCTGGACGCCACGGAGGACCAGCAGGCCACCGCGGCCATCATCCCCCCGGAGCCCAGCTTCCTGGAGCCCCTGGACGAGGGCCCCTTCAGCACGGTCATCACGGAGGAGCCGGTCGAGTGGGCGCACCCCACAGCCGCCGAGCAGGGCCTCGCCTCCGGCCTCCTCGGGAGTGCCCCCGAAAACCCCGTCAGCTGGCCCGTGGGGTCGGACCTCCTGCTGAAGTCCCCACAGAGATTCCCGGAGTCCCCCAAACATTTCTGCCCCGCCGAGTCCCTGCAGCCAGAGTCCCCTTACCCCGTGTCCCCTGTCTCCTACCCTCTGTCGGTCACCGAGCCCGGCCTGGAAGTCAAAGGCGAGGCGGGGGACGCGGCCCCGGCCACCGGCCCGCCTTCGGACGAGCCCGCCCCGTTcgcccctccctccaggctggAGTCCTTCTTCAGTAACTGCAAGCCCCTGCCCGAAGCGCCCGAGGGGCCGCCGGAGCCCGCGTGTGTGACCAGCGTGGCTCAGGTGGAGGCGCTGGGGCCCCTGGAAAACAGCTTCCTGGAAGGTGGCCACGGCCTGGCCGCGCTCGGCCAGGTGGAGCCGGTGCCCTGGCCCGGTGCCTTCCCCGCCACCGAGGACGACCTGGACCTGGGGCCCTTCTCCCTGCCGGAGCTCCCGCTCCAGGCCAAGGACGGCTCGGACGTGGAGACAGAGCCTGTGGACGAGGCCCCTCCCGCTCCTCCAGAACCGGGCCCCGCGGGGGCCCCCGCGGCCGCGGGCGCCTGCGACCTGGCTGCAGCGGCCACTGAGGAGCAGCTCGTGCTGCCTCCGGACCCCGCGGCTGCTCGGCTCCCCGCCGAGCCCGCGGCCGAGCCCTCGGAGGAACCCGAGCCCACCGGGCCGCCGGAGGCCGCGGCGGAGGCGGGGCCCGGGCCCGAGGGGAGGGGCCCCCAGGACTCCGAGCCCAGCTCGGGGCCCACGCCGGCCCCCTCGGAGCAGCGGcccctggggagtggggaggaggcggCCGAGGGCCCGGACTCCTCGGCCGCGCCCCAGGGCCCACCTGACGCTCCTGGGGACGGCTCGGCACAGGCCCTCGCGGCGGACGGGGCTGGCCCCCAGGACGAGCCCGGGCTTGAGGGGCCTCCCGGCGGCACCCAGCCCGAAGCGCCCGAGCCGGAGCCCAGGCCCACGGCGGAGGCCCCCAAGGCGCCCAAAGTGGAGGAGGTGCCGCAGCGCATGACCAGGAACCGGGCCCAGATGCTGGCCAACCAGCACAAGCAGAGCTCGCCCCCCGCCGAGAAGGAGCCGGCACCCGCGCCCGCCGCCAGGGCCAAGGGCCGCGGCTCCGAGGACGACGACCCCCAGGCCCAGCACCCGCGCAAACGCCGCTTCCAGCGCTCCAGCCAGCAGCTGACGCCGCAGGTGCACACGTCCACGCGGCAGACGCGGGAGGTGATCCAGCAGACGCTGGCCGCCATCGTGGACGCCATCAAGCTGGACGCCATCGAGCCGTACCACAGTGACAGGTCCAACCCGTACTTCGAGTACCTGCAGATCCGGAAGAAGATCGAGGAGAAGCGCAAGATCCTCTGTTACATCAGCCCGCAGGCGCCGCAGTGCTACGCCGAGTACGTCACCTACACCGGCTCCTACCTCCTGGACGGCAAGCCGCTCAGCAAGCTGCACATCCCCGTG ATCGCGCCCCCGCCTTCCCTGGCGGAGCCACTGAAGGAGCTGTTCAAGCAGCAGGAGGCCGTGCGGGGCAAGCTGCGGCTGCAGCACAGCATCGAGCGG GAGAAGCTGATCGTCTCCTGCGAGCAGGAGATCCTGCGGGTGCACTGCCGGGCGGCGAGGACCATTGCGAACCAGGCGGTGCCCTTCAGTGCCTGCACCATGCTGCTGGACTCGGAGGTGTACAACATGCCTCTGGAGAGCCAG GGTGACGAGAACAAGTCGGTGAGGGACCGGTTCAACGCCCGCCAGTTCATCTCGTGGCTGCAGGACGTGGACGACAAGTACGACCGCATGAAG